From one Mesomycoplasma ovipneumoniae genomic stretch:
- a CDS encoding ABC transporter ATP-binding protein gives MNIFKLFNLARAKFILIFFIIFIKEAGLLVHIFSYKFVIEFFSEEKPTLNLGLTLVMLIAPLGIFIFFSFLKGWIFSLLEMDIRNKLSDIIIKKIQNSSYFHLKFNRNSMISWFNYDLRLALEIIGNFLNIITPLISIFGGISLMIVLSLNWSWILILSTMILSLVLLFFQQKINNFASEPVMNLSRDSEIFSQYNLGLLNSFKSFYFHNKIEKFKQLFYTSYKNFSKKQIKEYKKLTKLNVWLNFLFSISIAFIIMEISVLTFYNFYSLTIFLSLLLYSNQLHSDIGEIVLGLFSFKQSSFLFDKIVEDNNLSEQKVMIEEPINSIKFQNVSFKFEDKTIVDNFNFIFEKNKKYLISAPNGAGKSTLIKIISGVYDTYEGKILINNNYEQKELRQKYLRDQIGLIDNQNLIFNTSLKNNITLFAENPDYQKLNSILKSLEIDFDLEAQISSNSLSEGQKQKIVFARLKYSPIKFWLIDEAFDNIQKDYSNILIGQLLKNPELTIIFVSHHISDLQKLGFDEIINLEKNNHEKNS, from the coding sequence ATGAACATTTTCAAATTATTCAACTTAGCAAGAGCAAAATTCATACTAATATTTTTTATAATATTTATAAAAGAAGCAGGTCTTTTAGTTCACATTTTTAGTTATAAATTTGTTATTGAATTTTTTTCCGAAGAAAAACCTACCCTTAATTTAGGTTTGACTTTGGTTATGTTGATAGCGCCACTTGGAATTTTTATCTTTTTTTCATTTCTAAAAGGTTGGATTTTCAGTCTTTTAGAAATGGATATCAGGAATAAATTAAGCGATATTATTATTAAAAAAATTCAAAACAGCTCCTATTTTCACTTGAAATTTAACAGAAATTCTATGATTTCGTGGTTTAATTATGATCTTAGACTTGCTTTAGAAATAATTGGTAACTTTTTAAACATAATAACTCCACTTATATCAATTTTTGGCGGAATCTCATTAATGATAGTTTTGTCATTAAATTGAAGTTGAATTTTAATTTTATCGACCATGATTTTAAGTTTAGTTTTGCTATTTTTTCAACAAAAAATTAACAATTTTGCATCAGAACCTGTCATGAATCTATCAAGAGATAGCGAAATTTTTTCACAGTATAATTTAGGACTTCTTAATTCATTTAAATCATTCTACTTTCACAATAAAATAGAAAAATTTAAACAATTATTTTACACAAGTTATAAAAATTTTTCCAAAAAACAAATAAAAGAGTATAAAAAACTGACAAAGTTAAATGTTTGATTAAATTTTTTATTTAGTATTTCAATAGCATTTATTATAATGGAAATATCAGTTTTAACATTTTATAATTTTTATAGTTTGACGATTTTTCTATCACTACTTTTATACTCAAATCAATTGCATTCTGACATTGGAGAAATCGTCCTCGGATTATTTTCATTCAAACAATCGTCATTTTTGTTTGACAAAATTGTTGAAGATAATAATTTGTCAGAACAAAAAGTAATGATTGAAGAACCTATCAATAGTATTAAATTCCAAAATGTTAGTTTTAAATTTGAAGATAAAACTATCGTAGATAATTTCAATTTTATTTTCGAAAAAAATAAAAAATACTTGATTTCAGCACCAAATGGCGCCGGAAAATCCACCCTAATTAAAATAATTTCCGGAGTTTATGACACTTACGAAGGGAAAATCTTAATAAATAATAACTATGAGCAGAAAGAATTGCGCCAAAAATATCTAAGAGACCAAATCGGACTTATTGATAACCAAAATTTGATTTTTAACACAAGTCTCAAAAACAACATTACTTTATTTGCGGAAAATCCAGATTATCAAAAGCTGAATTCAATTCTGAAATCGCTAGAAATTGACTTTGACCTTGAGGCCCAAATTAGTTCTAATAGTCTTTCAGAAGGTCAAAAACAAAAAATTGTTTTTGCACGACTCAAATATTCTCCTATTAAATTTTGATTAATTGATGAAGCTTTTGATAATATTCAGAAAGATTATTCAAATATTTTAATAGGTCAATTGTTAAAAAATCCTGAATTAACTATTATTTTTGTCAGCCACCATATAAGCGATTTGCAAAAATTAGGCTTTGATGAAATAATTAACCTGGAGAAAAATAATCATGAAAAAAATAGTTAA
- a CDS encoding MurR/RpiR family transcriptional regulator, whose protein sequence is MSVLTISKNFKLTHIEKLIIRFIETKPQKFVELTINELAAILFISVGTITQLTKKLGFNNFKELKKFVIEWLKIDKDNNLYNENDEIENINLLYAHSIEKTLAILDVNQINRIANLMLKMDKIIVFGAGASLIAATEFTHNLRNLHLNAFRANSITDIAAWVDSPMNTCLFIFSTSMTSKSALAIAKLLKQQQIYTIFITSNISLEPTQYSEVVYVDNLEQNNSLFSIGAKISQLFVADLLTTKLQRELNVNRSDLYTEFMRVWHRKTKFD, encoded by the coding sequence ATGAGTGTACTTACTATTTCGAAAAATTTTAAATTAACACATATTGAAAAACTAATAATTCGTTTCATAGAAACAAAACCACAAAAATTTGTGGAACTGACAATTAATGAACTTGCTGCAATTTTATTTATAAGCGTCGGAACAATTACTCAATTAACTAAAAAACTTGGTTTTAACAACTTTAAAGAACTAAAAAAATTCGTAATTGAATGATTAAAAATCGATAAAGATAACAATTTATATAATGAAAATGATGAAATTGAGAACATAAATCTTCTTTATGCTCACAGTATTGAAAAAACTTTGGCAATTTTAGATGTTAATCAAATCAATCGAATTGCTAATTTGATGTTAAAAATGGATAAAATTATTGTTTTTGGTGCTGGCGCATCCTTAATTGCCGCAACTGAATTTACACATAATTTAAGAAATTTACACTTAAATGCTTTTAGGGCTAATTCAATCACTGATATTGCTGCCTGAGTTGATTCACCTATGAATACTTGTTTATTTATTTTTTCAACTTCGATGACTTCAAAAAGTGCACTTGCGATTGCTAAACTATTAAAGCAACAACAAATTTATACTATTTTTATTACTTCTAATATTTCACTCGAGCCGACTCAATATTCAGAAGTTGTTTATGTTGATAATTTAGAGCAAAATAATAGTCTTTTTTCAATTGGTGCAAAAATATCCCAACTTTTTGTGGCAGACTTATTAACTACAAAACTTCAAAGAGAACTCAACGTTAACCGCTCAGATTTATATACCGAATTTATGCGTGTTTGACATAGAAAAACTAAATTTGACTAA
- a CDS encoding ABC transporter ATP-binding protein: protein MKKIVKLHTFNIFYSLFIFCLTGLSVVTKRFLYQALLDNNQVQMWIWLGLDMFAIIISSLLSVIYNSLFTRIFGQLSAVKLIKEKLSIFNNLSYKEYVKNTPGNYFSLFFNEAFTKGESLFAFLFYIISLIFPIIAILATIFYINPIIGSIVLGLTLAWISFPVFFRKFFSQKIRQQLDSLENLNSEFSEKLNKFEAFLFFGKIHLLKKILKPTSKNASFMQRKYTLWDQFNLNINLTIRKLFLILTDLAIIFLGIYYENPASTIIALVTINSANQLFISNFNTFIVVSVQYLSLKRQFKDSKLNENKPKTNLNFDDFTERIHKISVKNLNFDYEDKKVLKNINFEIIGGKKYLLQGDNGSGKSTFLKILMGIERGYKGEIFFNSTNLKTISDKNIIQNISFIDNSPALIEGDLAGNISFYSKTDLEKINELINLVNLNDIKDKNLINYQEKTDLSVGQKQLINFASHVFEAKKILIIDEGFSNLDKSNINNLINWLLEQDVTLMLVLHNLDQNLVEKFDFCLKF from the coding sequence ATGAAAAAAATAGTTAAATTGCATACTTTTAATATATTTTATTCACTTTTTATATTTTGTCTTACCGGTCTTTCAGTAGTTACAAAAAGATTTTTATACCAGGCTTTATTAGACAATAATCAAGTTCAAATGTGAATTTGGTTAGGCTTAGATATGTTTGCAATTATAATTAGCTCTCTTTTATCTGTTATTTATAATTCACTTTTTACAAGAATTTTTGGACAATTAAGTGCGGTAAAATTAATTAAAGAAAAATTGAGTATATTTAACAATTTATCATATAAAGAATATGTTAAAAATACGCCTGGCAACTATTTTTCATTGTTTTTTAATGAGGCTTTTACAAAGGGTGAGTCACTTTTTGCATTTTTATTTTATATTATTTCTTTAATTTTTCCAATTATTGCGATTTTGGCAACTATTTTTTATATAAATCCAATAATTGGGTCAATAGTTCTTGGTTTGACTTTGGCTTGAATTAGTTTTCCTGTTTTTTTTAGAAAATTTTTTAGTCAAAAAATTAGACAACAACTAGATTCGCTTGAAAATTTAAACAGTGAATTTAGCGAAAAATTAAATAAATTTGAGGCGTTTTTATTTTTTGGCAAAATTCATTTACTAAAAAAAATCCTAAAACCAACATCAAAAAACGCAAGTTTTATGCAAAGAAAATATACATTGTGGGATCAATTTAATCTAAATATAAATTTAACAATTCGCAAATTATTTTTAATTTTAACGGATTTAGCAATCATTTTTTTAGGAATTTATTATGAAAATCCAGCATCAACAATTATTGCATTGGTAACTATCAATAGTGCCAATCAGTTATTTATCAGTAATTTTAACACCTTTATTGTTGTGAGTGTTCAATATTTATCACTAAAAAGGCAATTTAAGGATTCTAAATTAAATGAAAATAAGCCTAAAACAAACTTGAATTTTGATGATTTTACAGAAAGAATCCATAAAATTAGCGTCAAAAACTTGAATTTTGATTATGAAGATAAAAAGGTGCTAAAAAATATTAATTTTGAAATTATTGGTGGTAAAAAATATTTGCTTCAAGGTGATAATGGCTCTGGAAAATCGACGTTTTTAAAGATTTTAATGGGTATTGAGCGTGGTTATAAAGGTGAGATTTTTTTCAATTCAACTAATTTAAAAACCATTTCTGATAAAAATATTATTCAAAATATAAGTTTTATTGATAATAGTCCGGCCTTAATTGAAGGTGATTTAGCTGGAAATATCAGTTTTTATTCAAAAACTGATCTTGAAAAAATCAATGAATTAATTAATTTAGTTAATTTGAATGACATAAAAGACAAAAATTTAATTAATTACCAAGAAAAAACAGATCTATCAGTTGGCCAAAAACAGTTAATTAATTTTGCAAGTCATGTTTTTGAAGCTAAAAAAATATTAATTATCGATGAAGGTTTTTCAAATCTTGACAAATCAAATATTAATAATCTTATAAATTGGCTACTTGAGCAAGACGTAACCCTCATGTTAGTTTTGCATAATTTAGACCAAAATTTAGTTGAAAAATTCGATTTTTGTCTAAAATTTTAA
- a CDS encoding FAD synthase: MTKVFYYPSSKFDFADPVFVLGGFESFHLGHLELLKNATILGQNVILMLIRDPSKLPKNTSKNFTDLDARIQMMANSGVQNILIFDFDSKMQELDGQEFIEIFLNYGAKFFVVGKNFSFGKNASWNSKKLQNFFPKTKIIDHLAENNKKISTKNLKLFLEFGDFENLNKFLASNFLVSTSISPEGKFTWDSSLICPAPGIYLGYFVNISENIKFPVIIHIEFDSRAGKVHFFEQPNINSGFLEIIKQIRLIYSQKNNVLKDQDIENAKKLFKEQHRKISQI; the protein is encoded by the coding sequence ATGACAAAAGTCTTTTATTATCCAAGCTCAAAATTTGATTTTGCTGATCCTGTTTTTGTTCTGGGTGGATTTGAATCATTTCATTTAGGACACCTTGAACTTCTAAAAAATGCAACAATTTTAGGCCAAAATGTTATCTTAATGCTGATTAGAGATCCATCAAAACTGCCAAAAAATACAAGCAAAAATTTCACTGATCTTGACGCGCGTATTCAAATGATGGCTAATTCTGGGGTTCAAAATATTTTAATTTTTGACTTTGACTCCAAAATGCAAGAACTTGATGGTCAAGAATTTATTGAAATTTTTTTAAATTATGGTGCTAAATTTTTTGTTGTTGGCAAAAATTTTAGTTTTGGCAAAAACGCTAGTTGAAATTCGAAGAAATTGCAAAATTTCTTCCCCAAAACTAAAATTATTGATCATTTAGCTGAAAATAATAAAAAAATTTCAACAAAAAATTTAAAACTTTTCCTTGAATTTGGTGACTTTGAAAATTTAAATAAGTTTTTGGCTTCAAATTTTTTAGTTAGCACCTCAATTAGCCCAGAAGGAAAATTTACTTGAGACTCATCATTAATTTGTCCTGCTCCTGGTATTTATCTTGGCTATTTTGTTAATATAAGCGAAAATATAAAATTTCCGGTCATTATTCATATAGAATTTGATAGCCGGGCCGGAAAAGTTCATTTTTTTGAACAGCCAAACATAAATTCAGGTTTTCTTGAAATTATCAAGCAGATTCGCCTTATTTATTCACAAAAAAACAATGTCTTGAAAGACCAAGACATTGAAAATGCAAAAAAATTATTCAAAGAACAGCATAGAAAAATTAGTCAAATTTAG